DNA from Gracilinanus agilis isolate LMUSP501 chromosome 3, AgileGrace, whole genome shotgun sequence:
taataaataaaaatgtatgtgaTCCAGTATAGAAAAGGccactgactttggagtcagaaacctgggtttgaatcctgacaaCATCCTATagcatgtgaccttggacaaatcctttCACCTTTCTAGGCTCCAGGTTCAGGGCTCTTTTCCAGGTcccccatctgttaaatgaagtcATTGGACTAAGTAATCTCTTCCAAGTTTtgtcaatttttaataattatcctTTTATGATTGCTGCCATTTGTCATGCTTTTAATGCTATATCTCTACCTAGGTGATAAAATAGAACCAGTAACTCCAACATCTCCTGAAAGATATTTGAAAGAAGATACTAATGGAACAGTTAAAGAAACCAAAGGTACACATAGGACTttcttggggaaaagataatgccAGACTTCCTTCTGATCACAGATCAGTCACAGCTGCATTtaccagtttgttttttcctataGCTGATTTAAAATGGGACAATATCTTTCTCAAGTCACAAAGTAGCTTGGGTATTAGTAGTTTTTTCAAGCAGAAGTGTGCTAAGGAAAATCAGAAAGACTGGACTGAAAAGAAAAAGCCAAGATGAGGAATGTATCTTCTAGGGCTACGTACATAGAAGAGATGGGTAAAGGTAGAGATGTGGAGAAGTAAGAATTAGAGGGTTCAAGAATGAGAACTGAATGGAAGACCTGGTCCTGACATGGTAGGGGACCACTAGAAGCCCTTGGCTACCTCAATGTTTACATTGATTTGGGCTTCTAACATCTTGACTTCCTCAATTCTCATGATTCATCTTCATTTCACCATGGCAACTTATGAAGGTAGTTACTCCTCACCACCTCATCATCACTTAAAGAACTCTGATATCCCTCTCTGACCACAACTTCATGTCCCTCCACCTCTCCCATAGTCTCAGTTCTCCTGTTCCTGGCATTGTAACACCATTGGAACTTGAATCATTGCGACACCATTGGGATTTGAGTCATGGTGACATTATTAGGATCTGAGTCATTGTGACATCATTAGGACTTGATCAGTTTCTCTTGTTCCCATCATGGTGACATTGAGATTTGATCCCAACCCACTCTCCCTGACCAAGCTAGACTACTAGCTATTTCCCAGGATCCTTTCATCTCTTCCCTCCTTACATTTGTGCAGATTGTCTCACATTCCTAGAAGCAACTGCTTCCACATTTAGATCTTCGAAGtcatcttttcctttaagaacCAGTTCAGGGAGTAGCtgaatggctcagtagattgaatccaggtctaaagatgggaaatcctgggttcaaatctggcctcaaacacttccttcctatgtgacccctattgcccaggctttattgctcttctgtcttggaaccaaaacacaatattgattctaaatccaaaggtaaggattaaaaaaaaaaagaaccagttaAATTGCCATTTCCTCcataaagccttccctgattccctcTCTCTCCAACTTTTTATCCCCTCTTTGACTTCTGAAAGCTTTAACTTTAATTTCATAGTTAACATATGATCAGTAGTATTGTGATTATTTCTGTAAATATCTTATCCTTTATCATACTGTCAATCCCACAGATGTTTATTAGCTaatcattaagtgcttactatgtaccaggcacttgcTAAATGCTAGGGTTACAAAGGTACCATGACAAGCAGACCCTGGtgatacaaaaatgaaagtatGCCTGCCTGTTTGGAACTTGAATTTTTACTGGCAAAagaaagcattctgggtaattaGGGTGacacagaaacaaagacaaagtcacagagagagacaccgagaaagacacagagatagagaaaaggagagaagaagggaagctATACAGAGGAGGTAGCCCTTGAGTGGAGACTTgtacaataataacaaatttgagatgtagaaatgaaaagagagtaCATGCCAAGCATGTCAATGGTCTGTGCACAGaggcagaaaatgaaataaaaagttttaaaaacaagaGTCCAAGTTGCCTGAtgtatgaaggaaaataatatgaaataagtatGAAAAGATACTTTGAATGCAGATTCTAGATTACTTTAAATATCTGGCTGAGATGTTTGTGTTTTATCCTTAAATCAAGAGGGAACAAGTGAAGATTTTTAAGCCAAGGCCAAGGCATGGTCAGACCAAGGCCTTTAGAAGATGATTTTGGCAACCacaggaaggatggatgggacaAGAGAGAGTCTTGAAACGAGACCAATTAGGGATATATTGTAGTAATCTAGCTAAGAGGTGATTAGCACCTGACCTAGGGAAATGGCTGTCTGGCAAGGTGGAGAAAAGTGGATAGAAAGGAGAGACGTTCTGAAGTTAGATTCAGTAAGATCTTAGCAACCATTCAGATTTCACTCCAACTCATCTTGGATAAGTGATTCTttggaagtcatttaactgcttgGTAtccctaggccagtgattcccaaagtgggcactaccgccccctggtgggtgctacagcgatccagggtggaccgatgatggccacaggtgcatttatctttcctattaattgctattaaaatttttttaaaaatttatttccagggggctaaataatattttttctggaaagggggtggtaggccaaaaaagtttgggaaccactgccctagacagTTCccaaagactataaattgtagaccAAGTTCTGATCTGCATTGGTTACCAGATTTTCCCCATTGGGAATTGCCTATACCAAAGATCTGGTTcacaaacaatcaaacaaaagtTTGGCAACTGATTATCTTTAAGGAACCGAGCAAGAAGGAATCAGAAGTTCTCAGGTCACAAACATGGAAGATTAGGATAATGGTGATACCcttaatagaaatataaatgtttGGAGGAGGGATAGGTTAAGGGAACAATCTATTCCATTTTAGATATATTGGAATTGAGACACCTAGGTGGAAGTTTTTAGGCACTTGACAATACGTAATAtattcaggagagagattagggctggatataCAGATCTAGGAATCCTCTGGGTAGCAATGATACTTGAAGCCATGGGGCACAGATGAGATTATTAAGGGAGAAAGtttatagagaagagagaagaggacccagggcaGAAAGATCCACTTGGTATCATTAGCTTCCATGATTACCACCCCTAACTTTAACACCAAGTTCTTTGTCTTAGGACTACTGAGAAGGTTCAACAATTTAGTTTATGTATCATGGGTTCTCTTCTCTCATAGAATGATAGCAACACTTCTGGTTTTCTAAAATGTGGACTTTCCTGAGGCTCTCTTCTGAATTTTTATGTCAACTAACCAACGTTCCCTGATTTCTTGTCCTTTTTAACCCTTGCCATCTTTTTAAGAATAGATactaattccaaggcagaagagcagtaaaggctagacaattggggttaagtgacttgcccagggtcacatagcttggaagtatctgaggacacatttgaaccccaaatctcccatctccagatcttttTATTAAGCTTTCTCAATTCTGTCAAATATATATGGCATGTGCTCTATACCAGtggtcaaattcaaatagaaaaggaagctaTTAACCTGCGTATAAAGATCCCTATGACTACAAAATgacttggttttttttaatgtaatattgtccatgttttattatatttttatttattgtgtgaaatatttcccaattatatttcatCTGGTTCAATTCTTCATATTTGACATCTCTACTCTAGATCACTTACCATCCTAGTTACCATCCTCTGGATAAGCTTTTCCTTCCACCAAGTCTACCTCTTTGTAACAACCACCCATTGCTTCTGGTTGTACATCCTCAGGCaaagcagaataagtctaatcccttttccatgtgttgtttggtcatttcagttgtgtctgactctttgtgactccatttggggttttcgtaaaaaagatactggagtagcttgccatttccagctccagctcattttatagatgaggaatctgaggcaaacagagttaagtgagttgcccagagtaacataactattaaatgtctgagaccagatttgaactcaggaagatgaatcttcctgactccaagcctgacattctatctacATGACAGCCTCCCAAATACCAGAAAACAGCTATCGTGTACTCCCTTCAGTGCTACAGTTTAGGAAAAACGTTTATAAGTTGGAAGAGCTTTATCAGAAAAGAACAACCAAGATAATCAGGTAAATAAGCTTTTTATTAGGTGCTTACTGagtgccaggcaccatgccaagcactgaagatacaaggAAAAGTAAATATCGTTCCTAGCTTCaaggatcaatactgtatattggatccaaggcagaagagtggtaaggacaggcaatgggggataagtgacttgcccagggccacacagctgggaattgtctgaggtcagattagaacctaAGGCTTCCCGtctcttgacctggctctcaatccactgagccatctaactgcccccctGTAGACAGTCTTCTAAAGAGTTTAACTACAAAAGGAGGTGGCATCTATAAGATAGTAACTATTGGGGTGGTTGAAacaaagaaagacatttttaaagaTCAGGAAGACATGATCTTTTTGTAGTCAGTAGAGAAGCAACCAGTAGACAGGAAGCAGTTGAGATTAGTGAGAGAATGGAAATGACAGAGgaggcaatctgctggagaagatgggatggaatgggaacTCTTGTGCATGTAGAGAGTTTTGCCTTGGCAGTGAGAAGGGGCATCTCTCACATGGGACAGAGATGAAGGAGGTGAAAtttagaagggagaaaggaaagagcatttattaagcatttataaatgtgccaggcattgtgctaaatggtGGACAATACACCATTTGAAGAGGGAGCACTTGTTgaatgacctcaattttctctGTGAAGTATAAGGCAAGGTATTCAACTGCGGAAGGTGGGGAGAGAGTGTCATGGGAGGTTTAAAggaggatgaaaaggtttggaatagtCACTGTGATAAATAAAATAGTGAACCGTGGTGAAGCCCATGTTAGGTGAGAATAGAACGAAGGAGCCAAGAGTTGTACCCTGAAGATGAGAGGATTCAGGAAACACATGATATCTATCTTCAGGTATTTAGATGACTGTCATACGAAAGAGTcaaacataatatttttttttttttatcctgggactccgttctaggagcatagggccacaaccagtaggcaatgggtcgctcagggtcacccagctgggaagtgtctgagcccggatttgaacctaggacctttcatctctaggcctggctctcaatccactgagctagcccagctgcccctactttaggttgcagtttctttagcagatgtagtttttacagggtggggttgctagccccacgcccaaccctcctcctttttcatctgggctagggaccgtccttggcccaggagtggtaagggtgggcagtaggggtcaagtgacttgcccaaggtcacacagctggaagtgtccaaggccagatttgaacctaggacctccagtctctaggcctggctctcaatccactgagccacccagctactcaaACCCAAACATAATATAAATCATTACATTTAACCCCAGAGGGGAGAACAAGGAAGAATACATGATTATTGCAAAGAGGTTAATTTAGGCTAGATTGAAAGAAAAAATCCTAATAACTATATACGTGCATTATGAATGTTGGGTATATTAGCACATATATGTAATTCCTGTGTATCCtacatgtaatatacatatatatattgtgtgtgtgtgtgtgtgtgtgtgtgcaataaTGTAGAGTTGGCTGTCCCACCCTTAATGAAAGTTTTCAAGCTAGAAAACCATGATCAGGAATGTCTTAGAGAGGACTCTTTTTCAGATGTGGCTTAAAATAGATGGCTACGAAGGCCCTTCCCAATTCTGAATTTTGTAAaaggcctttctttctttctttttaaagaacatACACAATTTACAAATAGCATTAATGTGTATTTCTCTTTCCAGGGGCGGATTTGAATCTTGCCTACATCCTTATTCCCAccattcccctcttccttcttctggtGGTCACCACAGTCATCTGTTGGTTATGGATCTGTGGAAGAAGGCAAGTAAAAACCTCATGCCATGCTCAAAGGAAACGTATGTGTGTGTTTACTACATAAAAATATCCTTTCCCCAGTTGTCTTTGAATTGGAAAAGTATCACTATTTAATTAAAAAGCTGGAGCAGCATCACTCCAGAAAACACCGTTCCAAATTTGAAAGCAAATCCTTAAGTATACCACAAGAAGCCAAATGAGCTAAAAATTGTTTCATTAACCTTAATCATAAcagttctcttttcccctttgtattaaattttctctccctcaTGAGATTATATGTTACTCGAAAACAGTTCGATAAGTATATACTTCTTTGGTATCCTAAAAGTGCCTTGCGCAAGTCTTGACACATAATATAACTAGTAGATGGATACTTAATGGATTGGTATGGTGGCCAGCacactggttttggagtcagtgggtcaggattcaaatcctgattctatgACTTACTGTCTGTGTGGCTTTCGACaattgggtttcagtttctttttctgtaaaatgaaacccTTGGactagactagataatctctaaggctTTTTCCAGCATTATATCTGTGATCTTGTGATCTACAAAGGATGTCTTTAGTTTATGTCTCCATTGGTAGAAATGTAAACTCTTTATAGGATTTGtgttttctatttctccctttcctctgctGTGCCTGGCACAGTGCTAAGAACATGACAGGCAGTAGATAAATTctgtatgaataaatgaatgcatgaatgaaatGGTTGTACCAAAGCATTATCATCTTATGTATCCTATGTATCTAAATCTAATAGCTAAAGCTATGACACAATTCAAGTAAGATCAATGAAGTCAATTTTGAGTGGTTTCTTTTTTAGCTAGATCTGCAACAATCACAAAATAGCCAAATGATCTTTAGTGGATGCCCTCGtggttatatttttattactctAAAGACTATATTAGTGTGGTACAATTTTTCCAAGGGTCTGCTCAGTGAGGAAAAGAAAGCTATTCATTCTGTATGGCATAGGGGAAAGGAGATTTGGGTTAGGGGCTTTACTTTTCTGGCTTTTTAATAATAGTggcaataaattaaataaataatatttacaaagtgtaaCTTTGTAAAATTCTAATAGAAGTATTTACTTTAAAAGTCAATAAagcggggacagctgggtagctcagtggattgagagccaagcctagagacaggaggtcctaggttcaaacccggcctcagccacttcccagctgtgtgaccctgggcaagtcacttgacccccattgcctacccttactactcttctgccttgaagccaatacacagtattgactccaagacggaaggtaagggtttgaaaaaaaaagtcaataaagcAACTGAAATCAGACCTTCCATTCTAAAAAATAGGGTTCAATGTCAAAAATTGCAAATataagcgggggggggggggcagctgagtagtttattgaattgagagccaagcccagaaactggaggtcctgggttcaaatctggtctcagacacttcctagctatgttgaccctgggcaagtcccttaatccccattgcctagcccagtgatgggcaaactttttaaagagggggccaaaggaaaggaaatgctcatctgtcagtcagtttctaaggcaactctttagaagtttcattgtattgtatcctactcattgtattcgtcacaTTAGGTATAATGTTGTGCAgaaggatagaacatttcagggggccccatctggcttGCAgctgggctgtagtttgcccatcactggcccagcccttacagctcttctgccgtggaaccaatacacagtattgattctaagatggaagataagggtttttttaaaaatagcaaatatgTTTTCAAATTAATTGTTCTATCACTTCCTCTATTCACCACTCTATCAGGATTCAGGCTTTGCTAATCTTATTTGAAGGAATATGATGCCTATCCTACATGCCCATATGTGTAAATCATGtccacaaatgaataaataatatatataagtatttttttaaataccttccatcttagaatcaatgatggaagagcaataagggctaggcaatgagggttaagtgacttgcccagggtcacacagctaggaagcgtctgagtccagatttgaacccaggacctcctgtctctgggcctggctctctatccactgagccacctagctgccccctatataagtatttattaaacataaatTGTGGGCAAATCACTGTGCTAGGTGTGAGAGATACAACTAGAAAAGCAATaccatctctgctctcaaggaattcaaatTCTAATAGATAATACATATAAGAGGTCTCAACTGTAAGTCAGAAGGAAAGATCTAGCCTACCAGGGGTACAGTGGCAAAGTTGAAGATTTTTGTCTGCAGTGTCATTTTGAGAAAACTATATCCATTAATGGTGTTGAGATTTGACAGTGCCAAGAATTGCGCTCCTCATTTTGGCATCCAGAATTTTGGGGAGCCGTGGCTGCCTCCTGCTCCAGGTATCAGCACCTACACGCACCATTGGCAGCTTGCACCTCCACAAGGGTTACTTCCCTGAAGAATAACTGCAGGGGCTGGCTTATAAGCAGAGCCATTTTGTGTTCGAGGCTCCTGGGCCCCCCCAAGCCCTGGGCTCTTTCCACAAGGGTCCCAGAGAacatggtagttgaggtggtcaACGTGGTTTGACCTGGCCATTCCTTCTCTGGAATTAAGAATATGATGTCAATAGCTGGAGGGGATCTTCCAGCAATTGCCTCTCAATCATTTTTAACACTCCCCTCCCCCAACAAAATTTTTCCATGTCATTGAAATCTCGACTTCATCCTCAAAATCACGATTCCCCCACAAATAGCCCCTCATCCCTCCGCTCTACCCCAGGGATCGTTAGTAGAAGGACGGAGCAGCATCGCCTGTCAGACCTGAAATAACAGGCTGGTTTCCTTTATTTACAGGAAACGAGAACAGGCGGAGAGCGCGAAGGAGCCGAACATTTGGCCGCCTCCCCATCGAAGGAACAGTCCCGACCTGGAAGTTTACAATGTCATCAGAAAGCAAAGCGAAGCCGACTTAACCGAGCCTCGGCCAGACCTGCAGAACATTTCGTTCCGGGGCCGCTCGGGAGGAGCCGCTCCCAACGACTTGTCTTGCGACTACGACAACGTAGTGGTGAGCGCCCCGGAGAGCGGCTTGGTGACTCTGGCGAGCATGGAAAGCGGCTTTGTGGCCAACGATATCTATGAACTATCTCCCGAGAGGATGGGGAGGAACAAGGAGTCTGGCTGGGTAGAAAATGAAATCTACGGTTATTAGATAATGGGGGAAAGGccgaacaacaaaaataaaaaagaaagagagaaagacaatgtTCCTACTTTCTATAAAACTGGCAGGACTGGAAAAGAGCCGATGCCTGAACACGTGTCTCACTGATAGGGGGACTCCCTCCAGCCCTGAAGATCTCTCCTTAGCTGGGCTTGTCCTTCTCCTCGCTCCGCTCTGCCACAGGGGGGTCCCCCCAACACGGCAGGAACCTTGCTCTGGTTCTCTTGGCGTGGTGAGGATAGCAACAGAGCATGCAAACTGCACACGGGTGACACAGCTCTTACCATGTGGCCAgccatcttttgtttttgtttttttttcatcatatattTCTCTGATGACATCTTTTGCACCGCTCTCCCCGCACAACGACCTATTTGTCCAGATTGCTCATGCCCATACTGTGtatttctcccctcctcttttgGGTGATCTGAAACTTGGATGTTTTGGAGACTTTACACAGTATTCCATAACTCACAGCCATATAAGTACCACAAGGGGAATGCCGGTGTTTAAAAAGGTGGgcctttgtttcagggaaaaGCTCAGGGTCAATTAAAAGAAGAGTATAATTTTCCAAAGGTAATCCAACCCAGTCACCTCCCCTCATAGGCccagctcattttccatttgcattgtttGTCCAAGATACATCTACTTATGGGTGACTTCTGTGAACTGTCCATCCACAGGTTATCACAATTCAGAC
Protein-coding regions in this window:
- the LAYN gene encoding layilin, whose amino-acid sequence is MVTSGLVSEGVRRNWATIAQPAQIYIHGQMAAHPHFGKTALPSFDSKKEGKGDKIEPVTPTSPERYLKEDTNGTVKETKGADLNLAYILIPTIPLFLLLVVTTVICWLWICGRRKREQAESAKEPNIWPPPHRRNSPDLEVYNVIRKQSEADLTEPRPDLQNISFRGRSGGAAPNDLSCDYDNVVVSAPESGLVTLASMESGFVANDIYELSPERMGRNKESGWVENEIYGY